One window of Nymphaea colorata isolate Beijing-Zhang1983 chromosome 11, ASM883128v2, whole genome shotgun sequence genomic DNA carries:
- the LOC116264207 gene encoding fructose-bisphosphate aldolase 1, chloroplastic-like → MAAASSLVKLDASSSQWLGVRPIHRQSFRSPRRVCACIRAAGSYTDELVNTASTIASSGRGILAIDESNATCGKRLASIGLENTEANRRAYRQLLLTTPGLGEYISGVILFEETLHQSTTDGKKFVDCLRDQKIVPGIKVDKGLVPLPGSNNESWCQGLDGLASRSAEYYKQGARFAKWRTVVSIPCGPSALAVKEAAWGLARYAAISQDNGLVPIVEPEILLDGDHSIDRTLEVAERVWSDVVYYLADNNVLFEGILLKPSMVTPGAEHKEKASPETIAKYTLMMLNRRIPPAVPGIMFLSGGQSEVEATRNLNAMNRSHNAWHVSFSYARALQNSVLKTWQGRPENVEAAQKALLVRARANSLAQRGLYTSEGESEEAKKAMFVKGYTY, encoded by the exons ATGGCAGCGGCATCTTCTTTGGTGAAGCTCGACGCGTCGTCGTCGCAATGGTTGGGCGTGAGGCCCATCCATCGTCAGTCATTCCGATCCCCCCGACGGGTCTGCGCCTGTATCAGGGCCGCCGGCTCCTACACCGACGAGCTCGTCAATACCGCG AGTACCATTGCGTCATCTGGACGTGGTATTCTTGCCATAGATGAGTCTAACGCAACTTGTGGAAAACGACTTGCTTCAATCGGTCTGGAGAATACTGAAGCCAACAGACGGGCTTATAGGCAGCTTCTGCTTACCACTCCCGGACTTGGTGAATATATTTCTGGCGTCATTCTTTTTGAGGAGACTCTGCACCAGTCTACCACGGATGGCAAAAAGTTTGTGGATTGCTTGCGTGACCAGAAAATTGTGCCAGGAATTAAAGTCGACAAG GGTTTGGTTCCTCTGCCAGGGTCCAACAATGAATCTTGGTGCCAAGGCTTAGATGGTTTGGCTTCAAGATCTGCTGAGTATTACAAACAGGGAGCTCGTTTTGCAAAATG GCGAACTGTAGTCAGCATTCCATGCGGCCCATCCGCCTTGGCTGTTAAGGAAGCTGCATGGGGACTTGCACGCTATGCTGCTATTTCTCAG GACAATGGTCTTGTGCCAATTGTGGAACCTGAGATTCTTCTTGATGGAGATCATTCTATTGACAGAACTCTTGAAGTGGCAGAGCGGGTCTGGAGTGATGTTGTCTATTACCTGGCAGATAACAACGTCTTGTTCGAAGGAATACTGTTGAAGCCCAGCATGGTAACTCCCGGTGCCGAACACAAGGAGAAGGCATCTCCAGAAACGATCGCCAAATACACACTGATGATGTTGAACAGGAGAATACCACCGGCTGTTCCTGGAATCATG TTCTTGTCTGGAGGTCAATCAGAGGTGGAGGCAACGCGTAATTTGAACGCCATGAATCGGTCGCACAATGCATGGCATGTTTCGTTCTCCTATGCACGCGCTCTGCAAAATTCGGTGTTGAAGACATGGCAGGGCCGGCCGGAAAACGTGGAGGCAGCGCAGAAGGCTCTCCTGGTGCGGGCCAGGGCCAACTCTTTGGCGCAGCGTGGCCTCTACACCAGCGAGGGGGAGAGCGAGGAAGCCAAGAAGGCAATGTTCGTGAAGGGCTACACTTACTGA